The DNA sequence ATTGGTTTGGTCCAACATCAAAAAAACTGTTATCAATTCTTTTTCCCGATATTCGGGAATATTTGTTGGGAGACAAAGCCATAAGGCTTGAAGATGAAGACATAGTGTCATTAAGGTCAGATTGGCGTCTTGCGGCACCTGAATGCTTTGAATCATACTTTTCGTTACCCATACCACCAGAAACAATAGGGAGACTGGAAATGGAGACGATAATCCAAGCCTCTTTAAATGAAACAGAACTTGAGAATCTATTTAATTCTTTTAAAGACAGGGCGTATTTGTATCTGCTTTATCGTTCACTCGAGGATCTCTCAATAAACCCAGATTTTAAGTTATCAGTAGAACAAATCAAAAACCTAAGTTATATGCTTATTAGGGCAAGCGAGGAAGCGACCATTTCCGAAGAAATCCTTTATGAACCTCTAGATGCAGCGGCACAAATTATAGAAAACATTATAAGCAACTTAGACTCTGAAGAAAATAAAAGAGAAATCGTAGACTATATTTTTGATAAAACAAAGCATGCTAACGGAGAGTTGATTTACTTCCTCCTGAAAGTTTTGACTTTTCTTTTTACAGGATACATAGCATTATTTCCTCAAGAAACGACTCGGGAATACGTTAAGGAATTAGTGCATCTATATGAAGATAAGCTTGACGTAAATATTCTAGTGAAGTCGGAAAATTCCATACCGATCCTTCTTAATTGGCAATTATGGAGCAACAAAGACGAACATTTCAACGCTTTTCTGGAAAAATTGACAGATAATAAATATTGTCTAGTCGAGCTGATAGATTCATCGGCATCAAAAACACTAAGATCTATGCAACCTTATATTCAATATTCAATAAGTCGAGAATGTTTCGAAAGGCTAGGGCTGATAGATTTTATATACAGCAATGCACAAGATCTTCTGAACGTAGCGAAAGAGAATAAAGAAGAATTACAACATCCATTGGAAGTCGAGAACTTTCTTGAAACCTGCTTGCAATAGCAAAGCACTGAGAAGCTCAGGCAGGTGCTCGGCTGGTGTATCTGTGAACCTGTTATCCTTGCGCCTGTTGACCACCAAAACAGCGTCCTCAACATAAATCCGACATCTCGGAAAACCTGCTTTTTAGGAGCGTCGGCCACGACTGAATTTTGCCTCCAAGGTATTGCGCAACCACATCCGTTATGTTAGTATTATTCGCGTCGAGGGGCGGGAATAGCTCAGCTGGCTAGAGCGACGGCCTTCCAAGCCGTAGGTCGCGGGTTCGAATCCCGTTTCCCGCTCCAGATTTTTTGAGGCGCCCGTAGCTCAACTGGACAGAGCAACGGACTTCTAATCCGTAGGTTGTGGGTTCGAGTCCCGCCGGGCGCGCCATGATTACTGTGCTCACCCCTCGCCGACGTGGGACAACGATGGAATATTTTTTAGTGGTTGTCGTTCCCTTCACGAAAGATACCTCATGAGTGAACTTTTATTCATTCCGAATATAAAAACATTTATTGTAACAGGCACATCAAATGAGCTTGGTGCAAATTCTTTCGCATTATGCGATAATATAAAAGTTAGGATTTACTAAATATCCTGATATCCTGCGTTACGCGCAAATTTCAACCTAAAGGGGGTATATATTGATGAAAGCCATCGGAATTATCTGCAGCCCGCGAAGGAATGGAAATTCGGAAGTGTTAGTCCGTGAAATTTTAAAATCCAGCGGTTGTAAAGATCTTGAATTTTTTTATCCCAACGAAATGGATATAAAGGGATGCCAGGCATGTTATTCCTGCAAGGAACAGGGCAAGTGTGTTGTAAATGACGACATGCAAACCATTTATAAGGAAATAGAGAAGGCTGATATAGTCGTGTTTGGCGCACCTATCTATATGTCGGGGCTAAATGGCCAATTCAAGATAGTCTTGGATCGTCTTTTTGCCTTTCTTGGCCCTGCACCTGAGTTTAAAAGCCGCTTGCCCAAGGGCAAAAAGGCCGTTTTAGTCGTCCCTCAGGGATACGAAAACGTCAAGGAATACGAAACTCACATAAATCAAATGAGGGATGCAGTAGCCTCTATAGGGTTCGAAGATGTTAAGGTGCTATCGGCTCCCGGCCTTAACGGCCTTGGCGAAGCAGCAACTAGGCCTAATCTGATGGAGGAAGCCAGGAAAATAGGGCAATCACTGGCACAAGCCTAAGATTTGCCATGGAAAGCAAAATTCGAGACAAAAAGTCCTTGCTAACGACCGGCAAACTATGATATATTCATTCCCGATGGGCCGGTAGCTCAGTTGGTTAGAGCACACGCCTGATAAGCGTGAGGTCGGTGGTTCGAATCCACTCCGGCCCACCATGTTTTGGGGATGTAGCTCAGAGGGAGAGCGCCTGCCTTGCAAGCAGGAGGTCGGCGGTTCAAGTCCGCTCATCTCCACCATGAATATAAAACGGACTGCTTTTAACAAGCAGTCCGTTTTTGTCTTATGTTGCTATAAAGTCAAGATGTGTTCGTACAATCGCTGCCAATCGTCCGCATTGAGCTCTTCTGCGCGAACGGTAGGAGATAGGCCCAACTCTTTCAAAAGCCCATAGGCCTGCTCTCTATCCTTAAAAAAGTCATAAACGCAGGCCAGGTTATTCATTAGCGTCTTGCGCCTTCTTGCAAAGGCAACTTTCAGCAGCCTCCTCCAGGGTCGCTTCGACGCCAGGTCGTAGTTTTTGTCGAGCAGTATCTGGACGATGGCCGACTCGACCTTCGGAGCGGGCCAAAATACTGATGGAGGCACTTTTTTGGCGATTTGGACTTGCCCCATCCTTTCAATGGTTATCCCAAGTGGAGAACGATCCTTTGTGCCAGGTTTAGCACACAACCTTTCAGCCAAATCCAGCTGAAGCATCAAGACCAGTTCCTTGGTGCCCATGGGCGCCAGATGCTCCAGGATCTGCCATATTAAAGGGGTTGTTATATTGTAAGGTATGTTGGCTAACACCTTAGTTGGAGAGGGCGAAAGCTCCTTTAGATTTACGGTTAAAACGTCGGCCCATATCAAAGATGTCCTGGTCTCATGCCTTTTTAACAGCGGTTCTAGAAAAGGCGCCAAAGTTTTATCAATTTCTATGATATGCAAAAAGCTGCACGGGCTATTTAGTATCTCCCTGGTCAACATGCCCCGACCGGGACCTATTTCCAGGACAACATCTCGCTCGCTGATTTGAGCATAATCCACCATACAGCGAGTAATATTGGGATCTATCAAAAAATTCTGTCCAAGAGATTTCTTCGGACCGTGGCCTTTCCCTTTTTCTGTTTGTCTAAATGATCTGTCCCTCATGCCGTGTTATACTTCACCTTCCTATCCCAAGATAGAGCTTACTACGAAAAAAGGCGG is a window from the Acetomicrobium flavidum genome containing:
- a CDS encoding flavodoxin family protein, producing the protein MKAIGIICSPRRNGNSEVLVREILKSSGCKDLEFFYPNEMDIKGCQACYSCKEQGKCVVNDDMQTIYKEIEKADIVVFGAPIYMSGLNGQFKIVLDRLFAFLGPAPEFKSRLPKGKKAVLVVPQGYENVKEYETHINQMRDAVASIGFEDVKVLSAPGLNGLGEAATRPNLMEEARKIGQSLAQA
- the rsmA gene encoding 16S rRNA (adenine(1518)-N(6)/adenine(1519)-N(6))-dimethyltransferase RsmA, yielding MRDRSFRQTEKGKGHGPKKSLGQNFLIDPNITRCMVDYAQISERDVVLEIGPGRGMLTREILNSPCSFLHIIEIDKTLAPFLEPLLKRHETRTSLIWADVLTVNLKELSPSPTKVLANIPYNITTPLIWQILEHLAPMGTKELVLMLQLDLAERLCAKPGTKDRSPLGITIERMGQVQIAKKVPPSVFWPAPKVESAIVQILLDKNYDLASKRPWRRLLKVAFARRRKTLMNNLACVYDFFKDREQAYGLLKELGLSPTVRAEELNADDWQRLYEHILTL